In Pantoea agglomerans, the genomic stretch TCAGCCAGCGCCCGTCTGGCGTAATGGCGATGCCGCGCGGCTGTTTTTCAACCCGCCAGCTGTTGATGAGCTGCAGCTTTCCATCCTGTGGGCTGACGCGGTAGCCGGTTACCGTGCTGCTGGTGCGCTCCGTCACGTAGAGAAAGTGCCCGTCTGGCGTAATGTGGATATCAGCTGCCCAGATGCGCGGCGTGGTGTCGCTGTAGCTGGCGGTGCGCTCCACGCCGTGCTGCAGCTGATATTTCTCCGCAACCGCGCTGGGATAGTCTGCCACCTTTGTCAGCGTGCCGTCGGGCTGCCGGACGAACTGCGTGATGGCACCGCTCATTTCGCCGACGTTATAAAGGAAGCGATTATCCGGCGACAGCGCCGAGTGACGCGGCCCGCTTTTCTCCGCCGTGGCGACGAAACCTGGCTCCAGCGGCGTCAGCTGGCCATCCGGATGCAGCGCGAGCTGCAGAACGCGATCGGTGCCCAGCACGCCGACGTAAGCTGAGCGATTAGTCGCATCCACAATGACCGAATGCGCGGCGTGACCGGTCTCTACCTCCGATATGAAGGGCGCCGCCAGCTTCCCGTCCGCGCCGAGACGATAAACATGCACCAGGCCGCTATCGTAGGAAGCCGCCAGCAAAAAGCGCCCTTGCCTGTCCAGGCTGATATAGGGATAGCTTGCGGCCGCCACGCACGCTGACGACGGCGTCAGCGCCCCGCTCTTACCGTTAACAGACCAGCTCGCCAGCCGCATCGGCTGGCTGCGCACGGCAGCATAGAGCGTCTTTTTATCGGGGCTGATTGCCATCGGCATCACCTTGCCGCCCGCTGGCGTATCGCCAAGGTGCTTCAGCACGCCGGTCCGTTCGTTCAGGGCGTAGCGCGCGATATTGCCATCCTCCGCCGCCGATACGTAGACAAAGGTCTGCGCCAGCAGTGAACCGCTAAAGGCCATGCCCAGCAGAAGAATCGACTGGCGCAGCGCCAGGGAGTTATTCATGTGTCACCTCAGTGGGTTAAGAGTTGCCGCTTCAGGTATACGCAGCCGGACGCGACCGGGTTATGTGTGGCTGCCAGAGGCCTGTTGGGGATTTGCCCAAAATGCCAGCGTATTCATATTGTTACATAGTTGTTATCTTTTATCATTTATTCAGAAATGTGTGCTGGCTCACTGCCGATTAGCCCGCTAATCCTCTGAAACGCAGCCGGTTGCCCGCAATGACCAATGCGGTTAAATCTCGCCTGGCCCGAACCTGCTACTCTTAGCCTCCACATCTGGAGGATCCATGAATTCACTAATTGATATTTTTACCAGCCATAAAAGCGAACGCAGTTTTACCGAGCAGCCGATTGATGACGCGATTCTGGATCGCATTATCAGCACCGCTTACCGCGCGCCGACCTCGGTTAACTCGCAGCAGGTCTCTGTGGTGGTAACCCGCGATGCGGCGAAGCGTCAGGCGATCTCGCAGATTGCCGGCGGCCAGCCGTGGATCGCCAAAGGGCCGGTATTTCTGACTTTTGTGCTGGATATGCATAAATCGCGCGTGGCGATGGAAGCGATCGGCCGCGAGCAGATCGCGCAGCAGAGTATTGAAAGCATCGTTTCCGGCGCCACCGATGTGGGCATCGCGCTGGGCTCGGTGATGGCTGCCGCGCGCGCGGAAGGCCTCGGCATCGTGCCGATTGGCGGCATCCGCCGCGACCCAGAGGCGCTGATTAGCCTGCTTGAGCTGCCGGAATATACCTTCCCGGTCGCGGGCGTGGTGATTGGCTATGTCGATGAGCCGTCGCACCAGAAACCGCGTCTGCCGCTGGAGACCTTCCGTCACGAAGAGACCTACCGCACAGCGGGCCTGGAGGAGAAGATCGCCGCCTACAATCAGGAGATGGTGCAGCACTGGCAGAACATCGGCCGTTCCGATGGCGAAAGCTGGAGCGAAAGCGTCAGCGGCTATTATCAGAACATCTATTTCCCGCACGTGCTGGGGGCACTGAAAAAACAGGGTTTCGGCAACGATAAATAACCCCTGCCGCCGCGCTGGCCCGCGGGAGCGCTACCTCTTTAAGCCAGCGCGCTCGAAATCCAGACTCAGCCGTTATGCACGGCAAAAAAAAGCGCCCGATCGGGCGCTTTTTTCTTTCTTTTTGCGCGAGGCGCATGGCTGGCGTTATTTCAGACGGAACGCCACCACGCTGTCGCCGCCTTTGGTGCCGAGCGACCCGTGGCCACCAGCGGCAATCACCACATACTGCTTGCCATCTTTCCCCATAAAGGTCGACGGCGTGGCCTGCGCGCCCGCACTCAGCTCGGTCTGCCACAGCAGCGCGCCGGTGGTGCTGTCATAGGCGCGGAAGAAATTATCCGCCGTCGCACCGTGAAACACCACATCGCCCGCCGTTACCAGCGGCCCGCCGTGCGCCACCATCCCCATCGGAAAGCCAATCGGGAAGCGGCCCGGCAGGAACGCCGTGTTGAGGTTTTTGGTGGTACCGACGCGGCGCAGCCATTCGGTCTTGCCGGTTTTCAGATCGACGCCCACCATACGACCCCACGGCGGCGCAATACAGGGTATGCCCAGCTCTGACGAGAACTGCTGAATATGGATAGCGTAATCGCCGTGGAAGTTTTCATTCCAGTAAGGCGAACCATCCTTAGTAAACAGACGCTCGGTGGCGGTGTCCGGCGTACGCTTGATCAGGTTGTACTTATAGGCCAGACGCACCGGGGCGGCGATCAGCAGCTGACGCTC encodes the following:
- a CDS encoding nitroreductase family protein — encoded protein: MNSLIDIFTSHKSERSFTEQPIDDAILDRIISTAYRAPTSVNSQQVSVVVTRDAAKRQAISQIAGGQPWIAKGPVFLTFVLDMHKSRVAMEAIGREQIAQQSIESIVSGATDVGIALGSVMAAARAEGLGIVPIGGIRRDPEALISLLELPEYTFPVAGVVIGYVDEPSHQKPRLPLETFRHEETYRTAGLEEKIAAYNQEMVQHWQNIGRSDGESWSESVSGYYQNIYFPHVLGALKKQGFGNDK
- a CDS encoding lactonase family protein, which produces MNNSLALRQSILLLGMAFSGSLLAQTFVYVSAAEDGNIARYALNERTGVLKHLGDTPAGGKVMPMAISPDKKTLYAAVRSQPMRLASWSVNGKSGALTPSSACVAAASYPYISLDRQGRFLLAASYDSGLVHVYRLGADGKLAAPFISEVETGHAAHSVIVDATNRSAYVGVLGTDRVLQLALHPDGQLTPLEPGFVATAEKSGPRHSALSPDNRFLYNVGEMSGAITQFVRQPDGTLTKVADYPSAVAEKYQLQHGVERTASYSDTTPRIWAADIHITPDGHFLYVTERTSSTVTGYRVSPQDGKLQLINSWRVEKQPRGIAITPDGRWLIASGEKSAVIGSYAIKESGELQRVAEAPVGKDANWVAIASIQ